ACTGGAGATCCTGAGATTTCTGGATACACTGATCCCATTCAGCCATAGTGCCTGGGCTGTCTGTGGTGTTTTTATAACGGACACTTCCCCTCTAGTTTGCCTCGATCTTCCCAAGCCCAATCATTCACACCtaatatttatcaattttgtttccatACTGGATGCTTTAGATCTTACCAAGTGGCCTGTGTACCAGATTCCGGTTTTCAGAAAACATGGCCACTCAGCAGGTCCTGAGGAATAGGTTTACCTCAACAGTGTTGGGGAACATGGGACATATGCTAGAAACAAGATGCCCAATCCATGCAGTTTCAAAACACTACAGGCTGTCACAGCAGCAGCACCCTCCTCAACGTGACAGATGGGCTCTCAAATAACTCTAAAATCCGGACAAATCAGGCCTACAAAGATCTGAATTGTAACTTAACAAGCTTTGACAGCTATGCAAGTTAACTTAGTCCAGTCGAAAACTGGACTAAGAACTGTTCTCCGTCAACCCACTGTCCCATTTGAGGCACAAAGTTGGAGGCCCCCACAAAGGCGGTCTTCAGTTTGGCAGGGCCTGTTCTCAATCCAATCCAGTGAAAAGAATGTCCAAGATTAAAGGTGGCTTAAACTGTAAGGCCTTTATTATCACAACCAGAGCAACATGAGGCACGTACTTTCCCAGGCCAGGTGACTTGGAGGCTGGAAAAAATCATTACAAGTATGTGAGACCAAGACTATCCATGAAGAAAGCAAACCTTTTGTATAAGGCACCAACAGATACAGCTCGGACCTTCTTGGCTAAAGATGGGTCATGTCCATATCTATACCTGTCACACAGAAGGGAATGAGGACCCCCAATGAACTCAGGCATTTCATGATTTTCTCCAGGGACCGGAAAATATAAAACCCTGTCTTCCCTGATGCTAGGGTATGTGAGCTGGTAGAGTTAAGATGGTTTTGGCCACAGGCACTGACAGTGAGGTAACTCCAGCAAAAAACCTGACCAGGTCAGAAAGTGCAACATATCCCTAGAAGTTTCCTACATACCTGGCACCATAAGCTATCTCCCTTGAGTCAATGTTCAGATACATGAAGTTCAACATCTGACTGATGAGTTCTGTTGTATTCAAAGCAGTCCTAGAGCCTGCCTGCAGTGTGAACTTTCTGGTGCCGACTGAGGTGAAGGCTTAGGTGGTAGGCCTTCCCACATTCACtgcctttctccagtgtgaagTCTTTGGTGCCGAACAAGGTGGGAGGTTCTCATAAAGTCTTTCCCACATTTACTGCATACAAAAGGCCTTTCACCAGTGTGAACCCTCTGGTGCTCAATAAGGTGGGAGTTTCTCATAAAGTCTTTCCCACATTTAGTGCATACAAAAGGCCTTTCACCAGTGTGAACCCTCTGGTGTGCAATAAACTCGAACCTTCGCCTAAAGAATTTTCCACATTCAATGCACTCAAAACGCTTTGACTCAGTGTGCATACTCTCATGATCAATAAGTGTAGACTGGTATCTAAAGACTTTCCCACAATAACTGCACTTATAAGGCCTTGCTCCACTGTGAACTCTCTGGTGTACAATTAGATTGGAGAGATACCTAAAATatttcccacattcattgcaCTTATAAGGCATTTCTCCAGTGTGGATTCTCTTGTGCTGCGTAAGGTACTGTTTTTGactgaaggcttttccacattcactgcactcataaGGTCTTTCTCCAGTATGGATTCTCTGGTGCCGGACAAGTGTAGCTTTGCGGcagaaggcttttccacattcactgcactcataaGGTCTTTCTCCAGTATGGATTCTCTGGTGCCGGACAAGTGTAGCTTTCTGGcagaaggcttttccacattcattgCATTCATAAGGCTTCTCTCCACTATGGATTCTCTGGTGTTGGACCAGTGTGTCTTTGTGGCGGAAAGccttcccacattcactgcacttGTAATGCATTTGTTCACCATGAAATGCATCCTTATTCTCAGTGCTCCTATGTGTCTTCCTCTTGCTGTGGTAGATGGCCTTTTGTTGGCAAGCACCCAAAGTAGCCTGGAAGTTTTTCTGCTCCTCCTTACAGGCAAAGGGCTTTTCTGATGGGTGAGGTTCTCTGCTAACTGTGCAGTTCTTCACAAACGAGGCCTCACCTTCATCCCTTCTTAAGGGTTTCTCTATACTGTAACGCTTCTGGTTCTGGAGAAGGTTTGCACTGAACCCAAATTGTCTCCCACAAGCCTCACATGTGTGAAGTTTCAGTCCATGGTGTGTACCCTGGTGTTCATCCAGGTGCAAAATATCTTTCAAGATAGGGTAACATATGTCACAAAAGTGAGCCGCCTGTGTGGGTGAACCTGCCTTGGAAGTATTAATATGTGACATATT
This genomic interval from Saimiri boliviensis isolate mSaiBol1 chromosome 14, mSaiBol1.pri, whole genome shotgun sequence contains the following:
- the LOC141581214 gene encoding LOW QUALITY PROTEIN: uncharacterized protein LOC141581214 (The sequence of the model RefSeq protein was modified relative to this genomic sequence to represent the inferred CDS: inserted 2 bases in 1 codon), whose product is MYINSTFLPSGCWHGVKDEEASSEQSHTNMSHINTSKAGSPTQAAHFCDICYPILKDILHLDEHQGTHHGLKLHTCEACGRQFGFSANLLQNQKRYSIEKPLRRDEGEASFVKNCTVSREPHPSEKPFACKEEQKNFQATLGACQQKAIYHSKRKTHRSTENKDAFHGEQMHYKCSECGKAFRHKDTLVQHQRIHSGEKPYECNECGKAFCQKATLVRHQRIHTGERPYECSECGKAFCRKATLVRHQRIHTGERPYECSECGKAFSQKQYLTQHKRIHTGEMPYKCNECGKYFRYLSNLIVHQRVHSGARPYKCSYCGKVFRYQSTLIDHESMHTESKRFECIECGKFFRRRFEFIAHQRVHTGERPFVCTKCGKDFMRNSHLIEHQRVHTGERPFVCSKCGKDFMRTSHLVRHQRLHTGERXSECGKAYHLSLHLSRHQKVHTAGRL